In Macadamia integrifolia cultivar HAES 741 chromosome 1, SCU_Mint_v3, whole genome shotgun sequence, a single window of DNA contains:
- the LOC122081053 gene encoding uncharacterized protein LOC122081053 isoform X2 — protein MEVGAVLLSLRDIGLEFYRMFYSIFWVEKIPESFQSVEHYLGSFMFPLLEETRAALCASMNVISEAPLAEVTSLEESKPYGSLLYEINVDYWKNMLRSCGKEVYKPKPGDIFVFSDMVPETVSDLQCYGRSWTFAAVIKTLDNEESEEDSAIYLKVKASKAIEVKEGMQNSLFAVFLINMTTNNRIWAALQGIGNLKIIKNILGDNPMAENCCSICSLWAERFEKGILPELNESQTDAVLRSISAMQCNHKCFVKLIWGPPGTGKTKTVSSLLWSALRMNCRTVACAPTNIAVKEVASRVLVLVKSFGKIEYGMNITCCSLGDVMLFGNKDRLEVDYDLQEIFLDYRVDRLSECFGRLTGWKHRFTSMIDFLENCVPQYNIYLENELSQVHEACEEKEPSKVVLSFLDWTRKRFKAVAQPLEECVRTLCTHLSKHQLLPQDIQCMACLLYFLDAFEILLFQHDVVEKELEELFLHSEEVEIQTPPLLKLESECGNCSTSVILSKIRNQCLCTLRSLHDSLINRDLPQSMSKDSIRVLCFQSACLIFCTASSSYKLHSIVMEPLNLLVIDEAAQLKECESAIPLQLPGIQHAILIGDECQLPAMVESKVSSEAGFGRSLFERLSLVEHPKHLLNMQYRMHPEVSIFPNAKFYRNQILDSPSVQDKSYERHYLPGPMYGPYSFINIPDGREILDVGHSRKNLVEVAVVVKVLRKLFKAWEASRQELSIGVISPYNAQVAAIEEKLGGIYEKHSNFEVKVNSIDGFQGSEEDIIVISTVRSNNGGSIEFLSNPQRANVALTRARHCLWILGNVKTLINSGSIWSELVYDAQKRQCCFNADDDKDLAKAIVQVKQELDQLDDLLNGDSILFKNERWKVLFSESFRKSFGKLKSTQRKKSVINLLLKLSCGWRPKKGKVDPVCESSVQLVKQFKVENLYIICSVDIMKYETYVQVLKIWDILPLEEIPKLVKRLDNIFVALTDDFVNRCKQKCVNGDLVVPMSWPSSDSIVRSRNICCTELQKVSTDGNFDGRSYIENSRVSESLLLMKFYSLSSGVVGHLLSGRDGRELDLPFEVTDQEREIILFPRTTFILGRSGTGKTTVLTMKLIQKEQQKYLSSEGQAELKFNTSKDVHKREEIAEGVGEASGTGLRQMFVTVSPKLCSAVRKQISHLKSFTCGGSFSGANSIGMHDIDDMDFSVDIPDCFRNVPATTYPLVIPFLKFLIMLDASMENSFFDRFHDGNKFPLGTTGTFNSVALQAVIRMKEVNYDRFNLLYWPHFNSQLTNKLDSSLVFKEIISHIKGGMDAGRAQDGKLSREDYVALSEGRVSTLSRERREVIYDIFLDYEKKKLMSGEFDLADLVIDLHHRLRDGSYEGEEMDLVYIDEVQDLTMRQIALFKYICRNSSDGFVFAGDTAQTIARGIDFRFQDIKSLFFKEFLSESGSDNNERVKRSSQPRVSEIFHLNQNFRTHAGVLNLAHSVIDLLYRFFPHSIDVLSPETSLISGEAPVLLESGNDENSIITIFGNSGTISGSMIGFGAEQVILVRDDSAKKEVSDHIGKQALVLTILECKGLEFQDVLLYNFFGTSPFKNHWRVVYEYMKEQDMLDASLPRSFPSFNKAKHNVLCSELKQLYVAITRTRQRLWICENIEVLSRPMFDYWKKLCLVQVRKLDSSLAQEMQVGSSKEEWRLRGIKLFDEGNFEMATMCFERAEDTYREKWAKAARLRADADRMHGSNSEMRRIALSEAADIYEEIGRAASAAKCFVDLEEFKRAGMIYMEKCGESRLEDAGDCFSLAECWSVAADLYARGNNFSKCLAACTNGKLFDMGLQFIECWKENSTPAIDMVAKSQKLEEMEQAFLQNCASHYHELKDTKSMMKCVREFHSIESIRTFLRSWDYLTELMLLEEEYGNFFEAASIARMKGDILFEADMLGKAGYFEDASRLIIFYVIGISLWGSGSKGWPPNHFFQKEELLMKSKLIAKNESEFFYEMVSMEATILLNQERSLLEMGQFLRASHEFRSFLGDYFCARKILDLHFHREPSKYEWEQEVILDQTNHVYNTICRNGVSIETLVYFWNFWKGIVVNIFHYLQSIGSPLHKNEHMDHEQLCLDYLGVRKQENNYDILYILLNSNAYWVKEIDERAFRRNGNLVGLNLHQFVSAARSHWCSEVAFVGIKVLERLEALYNFARRYSSKIFCQGMVVLHMYEVSQFLIESDLLVRKYRLRDIQKFLESSRVRFFDTLFPQDWRLAVTENLIAWRETSLFRDLLTDVIIDNLKGKPTYGQIGRVVMLIFVSGDVTVELYETIASQSCLKTPWKAFIEELKENKGSGFAQISLVCKLQQALEDTFRVNWKKESDYMSPHCYIYLVERLLYWASSCRGYFFTTKFSIVDSLACREWNTGSGILGATDMHASLKASYDFIAGQVELLLFDKHGTFEWLKRFKFTIKDYYPSFVLRLIVVISLVCLNCGSHFDLLYRLLRMNDIIEKLPQSFLGILKGRWKFRFSDVLAAVLETIENPLVLISGSNCPENLCSDAIVVNMGAIQCKEDLLRVLFPKSFEDAESQICSVESERIISCNQDLSSGRTDQKNIAEPPSAETVNEGNNVKLSSAAELGGKFDPIIEREDEKERTDLPMIYGHFWKTFEYYGNAMSLASKDPQIKVSVKESICIMEFAITQLVHKNNCPNEDLNLFEEAKQMLGDLTNLSFALDASDEELKNNISTIVELFRKLSERRPRLENLLDSLFLQSNSDTLTEALQDGVASGTQDHSSKEEENNDKGNRNTYSKKGKKKKASAIIISSEAERTCNNENENGKGKGTSNSKENERGKGTAKPKENGKGKGTNKSKNGKKGKRKK, from the exons GTGGAAAAGATTCCAGAATCTTTTCAGTCAGTTGAGCATTACCTTGGGTCTTTTATGTTCCCTTTATTAGAGGAAACACGTGCTGCATTATGTGCAAGCATGAATGTAATTTCGGAGGCACCACTAGCAGAAGTAACCTCCCTTGAAGAGTCTAAGCCTTATGGTTCACTCTTATATGAGATCAATGTTGACTATTGGAAGAACATGTTGAGATCATGTGGCAAGGAAGTTTACAAACCTAAGCCTGgggatatttttgttttttcagatATGGTACCTGAAACTGTTTCTGACTTACAATGTTATGGGAGGTCATGGACTTTTGCTGCAGTCATTAAAACTCTTGACAatgaagaatcagaagaggaCTCAGCTATTTATTTAAAAGTTAAGGCTTCAAAGGCTATTGAAGTCAAAGAGGGGATGCAGAATTCACTTTTTGCAGTTTTTCTGATAAATATGACGACAAACAATAGAATATGGGCTGCTTTGCAAGGGATAGGAAACTTGAAGATTATAAAGAATATTCTTGGCGACAATCCTATG GCTGAAAATTGCTGCAGTATCTGTTCACTTTGGGCTGAAAGATTCGAGAAGGGGATATTACCTGAGTTGAATGAGTCCCAAACCGATGCAGTATTACGCTCTATTTCGGCAATGCAGTGCAATCACAAGTGTTTTGTTAAGCTTATCTGGGGTCCACCAGGaacaggaaaaacaaaaacagtcAGTTCATTGCTTTGGAGTGCCTTAAGAATGAATTGCAGAACTGTGGCATGTGCTCCAACAAACATTGCAGTTAAGGAGGTGGCCTCACGTGTCCTTGTGCTGGTTAAAAGTTTCGGGAAAATTGAATATGGAATGAATATCACATGCTGTTCCTTGGGAGATGTGATGTTGTTTGGGAATAAGGATCGCTTAGAAGTTGATTATGATCTTCAGGAAATATTTCTGGATTATCGAGTGGATAGGCTTTCCGAATGCTTTGGAAGGCTAACTGGATGGAAGCATCGCTTTACATCCATGATAGATTTTCTTGAGAATTGTGTTCCACAGTACAATATTTACTTGGAAAATGAACTAAGCCAAGTTCATGAAGCTTGCGAGGAGAAAGAACCTAGCAAAGTCGTGCTATCATTTCTTGATTGGACAAGGAAACGATTCAAGGCAGTTGCACAACCACTAGAAGAATGTGTCAGGACATTATGCACCCATCTATCCAAGCATCAACTGCTGCCACAGGATATCCAATGCATGGCTTGTTTGCTTTATTTCCTGGATGCCTTTGAAATTCTGTTGTTTCAACATGATGTGGTTGAGAAAGAGCTTGAGGAACTTTTTTTACATTCAGAAGAAGTTGAGATTCAAACACCTCCTCTGCTTAAACTTGAGTCTGAATGTGGTAATTGTTCCACATCAGTCATTTTATCGAAGATCAGAAACCAGTGTCTCTGTACTCTAAGATCTCTACATGATTCTCTCATAAATCGTGATCTTCCTCAATCTATGAGCAAAGATTCAATACGGGTTTTATGTTTTCAATCTGCTTGTTTAATTTTCTGCACAGCATCAAGTTCATATAAGTTGCATTCTATAGTAATGGAGCCTCTTAATTTATTAGTTATTGATGAAGCTGCTCAGTTAAAGGAATGTGAATCAGCAATACCTTTACAACTCCCAGGCATACAGCATGCTATTCTCATTGGTGATGAGTGTCAGCTTCCTGCAATGGTTGAAAGCAAG gtatCTAGTGAAGCCGGTTTTGGAAGGAGTTTGTTTGAGAGGTTGAGTTTAGTCGAGCATCCAAAGCACCTTCTCAATATGCAGTATAGGATGCATCCTGAAGTCAGTATTTTCCCAAATGCAAAGTTCTACCGCAACCAGATTTTGGATTCACCAAGTGTTCAGGATAAAAGTTATGAGAGGCACTATCTTCCTGGACCTATGTATGGCCCTTACTCCTTTATAAATATCCCGGATGGAAGAGAGATATTGGATGTTGGACATAGTCGAAAAAATCTGGTGGAGGTAGCTGTTGTCGTAAAAGTTTTGCGGAAACTTTTTAAag CATGGGAGGCCTCAAGACAGGAGCTTAGCATTGGAGTTATTTCTCCATACAATGCTCAAGTTGCTGCAATTGAAGAGAAACTTGGAGGAATATATGAGAAACACAGTAACTTTGAGGTGAAAGTTAATTCTATTGATGGTTTCCAGGGTAGTGAGGAAGACATCATAGTAATCTCTACTGTCAGATCCAACAATGGAGGGTCAATTGAGTTCTTGTCTAATCCTCAGCGAGCAAATGTCGCTCTTACAAGGGCCAG ACATTGCCTTTGGATTTTAGGGAATGTAAAAACTTTGATCAACAGTGGTTCTATCTGGTCTGAATTAGTCTATGATGCCCAAAAGCGCCAGTGCTGTTTCAATGCTGATGATGACAAAGATCTGGCTAAAGCAATAGTGCAGGTCAAGCAAGAGCTTGACCAGCTAGATGATTTACTTAATGGGGACTCGATACTTTTCAAAAACGAAAGGTGGAAG GTTCTCTTCAGTGAAAGCTTCAGGAAATCTTTTGGGAAACTGAAATCAACACAAAGAAAGAAATCAGTGATTAATTTATTACTGAAGCTCTCATGTGGATGGCgccccaaaaaaggaaaagtagACCCCGTTTGTGAAAGCTCTGTACAGCTTGTGAAACAGTTCAAGGTTGAAAATTTGTATATTATTTGTTCCGTTGATATTATGAAATATGAAACCTATGTGCAAGTTCTGAAGATTTGGGATATTTTGCCTCTAGAGGAGATTCCAAAACTGGTTAAACGTTTGGATAACATCTTTGTAGCATTAACAGATGATTTTGTCAATCGCTGCAAACAGAAATGCGTCAATGG GGATTTGGTAGTGCCAATGAGCTGGCCAAGCTCTGACAGCATTGTTCGGAGTAGGAACATATGCTGTACAGAACTACAGAAGGTTTCAACCGATGGCAACTTTGATGGTAGAAGCTATATTGAAAATTCAAGGGTGAGTGAGAGTTTGCTACTGATGAAATTCTACTCATTATCATCTGGCGTTGTTGGGCATCTTCTCTCTGGACGTGATGGTAGAGAACTTGATCTTCCATTTGAAGTAACAGATCAGGAGCGGGAGATTATTCTTTTCCCTCGTACCACGTTCATCCTAGGAAGGTCTGGAACGGGGAAAACAACTGTATTGACCATGAAATTGATTCAAAAGGAGCAACAAAAATACCTTTCCTCCGAAGGACAGGCTGAATTGAAGTTTAACACAAGTAAGGATGTccacaagagagaagagattgCGGAGGGTGTTGGAGAAGCTAGTGGCACTGGCTTACGTCAGATGTTTGTTACAGTTAGCCCCAAGTTATGTTCTGCTGTCAGGAAGCAAATTTCTCATTTGAAAAG CTTTACCTGTGGAGGAAGTTTTTCAGGAGCTAATTCAATTGGTATGCATGATATTGATGACATGGATTTCTCTGTGGATATTCCTGACTGTTTCCGTAATGTTCCAGCTACTACCTACCCTTTAGTCATACCGTTTCTGAAATTTCTTATTATGCTTGATGCAAGCATGGAAAACTCATTCTTCGATAGATTTCATGATGGAAATAAATTTCCGCTTGGTACAACTGGAACTTTTAATTCAGTTGCATTGCAGGCCGTCATAAGAATGAAAGAGGTTAACTATGACAGGTTCAATTTATTATATTGGCCACATTTTAATAGTCAATTAACTAATAAGTTGGATTCTTCCTTGGTGTTTAAGGAAATAATTTCTCATATAAAAGGTGGAATGGATGCAGGCAGGGCACAAGATGGTAAACTTAGCCGGGAGGATTATGTTGCCCTGTCTGAAGGCCGGGTGTCCACCCTAagtagagaaagaagagaggttATTTATGATATCTTTCTTgattatgagaagaagaagcttaTGAGTGGTGAGTTTGACTTGGCTGATTTAGTTATTGACCTTCATCACCGATTGAGAGATGGAAGCTATGAAGGTGAGGAAATGGACTTGGTCTATATTGATGAGGTCCAAGATCTGACAATGAGGCAGATTGCTCTGTTCAAATATATTTGCAGAAATTCTTCTGATGGTTTTGTCTTTGCTGGAGATACTGCCCAAACTATTGCCAGGGGGATTGATTTCAGATTCCAAGATATAAAATCTCTGTTCTTCAAAGAGTTCCTTTCAGAGTCAGGAAGTGATAACAATGAGAGAGTGAAAAGAAGTAGCCAACCGCGTGTCTCAGAGATTTTCCATTTAAACCAGAACTTCCGAACCCATGCTGGTGTTCTCAATCTGGCACACAGTGTCATTGACCTTTTATACCGTTTCTTTCCTCACTCTATTGATGTTTTAAGCCCGGAGACAAGTCTTATATCTGGAGAAGCTCCTGTGTTGCTTGAATCTGGAAATGACGAAAACTCAATTATAACTATTTTTGGCAATAGTGGAACAATCTCTGGAAGTATGATTGGCTTCGGAGCTGAGCAGGTCATATTGGTACGTGATGATTCTGCAAAGAAGGAAGTCTCTGACCATATTGGAAAGCAAGCTCTTGTTTTAACAATACTTGAGTGCAAAGGACTTGAGTTTCAG GATGTACTGCTATACAACTTTTTTGGCACATCTCCTTTCAAAAATCATTGGAGAGTTGTGTATGAGTACATGAAAGAACAGGATATGCTTGATGCCTCTTTACCAAGGTCATTTCCAAGTTTCAATAAGGCAAAACATAATGTTCTTTGCTCTGAATTGAAGCAGTTATATGTGGCTATAACTCGTACAAGGCAAAGATTGTGGATCTGTGAGAACATAGAGGTGTTGTCCAGACCTATGTTTGATTACTGGAAAAAGTTGTGCCTAGTGCAAGTTAGAAAACTTGATAGCTCACTTGCACAGGAGATGCAAGTTGGAAGCAGCAAAGAGGAGTGGCGTTTACGTGGCATCAAG CTATTTGATGAGGGGAATTTTGAGATGGCTACAATGTGCTTTGAAAGAGCTGAAGACACTTACAGGGAGAAATGGGCTAAAGCTGCTCGTCTTCGAGCTGATGCTGACCGCATGCATGGCTCTAATTCTGAAATGCGGCGTATTGCTCTTTCAGAAGCTGCAGATATTTATGAAGAAATTGGTAGAGCTGCGTCTGCTGCCAAGTGTTTTGTTGACTTGGAGGAATTTAAAAGGGCAG GTATGATTTATATGGAGAAATGTGGGGAATCAAGGCTTGAGGATGCTGGTGACTGTTTTTCATTGGCTGAATGTTGGAGTGTTGCTGCTGATCTATATGCTAGGGGCAACAATTTCTCGAAGTGCTTGGCGGCTTGCACCAATGGAAAACTCTTTGACATGGGACTGCAATTCATTGAATGCTGGAAGGAAAATTCAACTCCTGCCATTGATATGGTTGCAAAAAGTCAAAAATTGGAggaaatggaacaagctttcctTCAAAATTGTGCAAGTCACTATCATGAGCTTAAAGATACAAAAAGTATGATGAAGTGTGTGAGGGAATTTCACTCTATTGAGTCTATTCGCACTTTCTTGAGGTCATGGGATTATCTCACTGAGCTTATGCTGTTGGAGGAAGAATATGGGAATTTTTTTGAGGCTGCCAGCATTGCACGGATGAAAGGTGATATTCTTTTTGAGGCTGATATGCTAGGGAAGGCTGGATATTTCGAAGATGCATCGAGgcttattatcttttatgtcATTGGAATCTCTCTTTGGGGATCTGGAAGCAAAGGCTGGCCaccaaaccatttttttcaGAAGGAAGAACTCTTAATGAAATCCAAATTGATTGCAAAAAATGAATCAGAATTCTTCTATGAGATGGTCAGCATGGAAGCCACCATATTATTAAACCAAGAGCGAAGCTTGTTAGAAATGGGACAATTCTTAAGGGCTTCCCATGAATTCAGAAGTTTCTTAGGTGATTATTTCTGTGCTCGGAAAATTCttgatcttcattttcatcGGGAACCCTCTAAATATGAGTGGGAACAGGAAGTCATCCTGGATCAGACGAATCATGTGTATAACACCATTTGCAGGAATGGCGTCTCCATTGAAACACTTGTTTACTTTTGGAACTTTTGGAAGGGCATAGTTGTAAATATATTTCATTACCTCCAGTCTATTGGGTCTCCCCTCCATAAGAATGAACATATGGACCATGAACAGCTTTGTTTGGATTATTTGGGTGTGCGAAAGCAGGAAAATAATTATGATATACTCTACATTTTGCTCAACTCTAATGCTTATTGGGTCAAAGAAATTGATGAAAGAGCATTTAGGAGAAACGGGAACTTGGTTGGTCTCAATCTTCACCAGTTTGTCTCTGCTGCTAGGAGCCACTGGTGTTCAGAAGTAGCCTTTGTTGGTATTAAAGTACTGGAAAGACTGGAAGCCCTTTATAATTTCGCTAGGCGCTATTCTTCCAAAATATTTTGCCAAGGGATGGTTGTCCTCCACATGTATGAAGTATCACAATTCTTAATTGAGTCAGATTTGCTGGTACGGAAATACCGTTTGCGTGACATTCAGAAGTTCCTTGAATCATCTAGAGTGCGCTTCTTTGATACTTTATTTCCCCAGGACTGGAGGCTAGCAGTGACAGAGAATTTGATTGCCTGGAGGGAGACCTCTCTTTTTAGGGATTTACTTACAGATGTTATAATTGATAATTTGAAGGGTAAGCCAACATATGGGCAAATTGGAAGGGTGGTGATGCTGATCTTTGTATCTGGAGATGTAACAGTTGAACTGTATGAGACGATTGCAAGCCAATCTTGTTTGAAGACACCTTGGAAAGCATTCATCGAGGAGTTGAAGGAAAACAAGGGGTCAGGATTTGCGCAGATCTCTCTAGTCTGCAAGCTTCAGCAGGCTCTGGAAGATACTTTCAGAGTTAACTGGAAGAAGGAATCTGACTATATGTCACCTCACTGTTACATATATCTTGTTGAGCGCCTTTTGTATTGGGCATCTTCTTGCCGAGGATATTTTTTCACAACAAAATTTTCTATTGTTGATTCACTTGCTTGCCGAGAGTGGAATACTGGGTCCGGCATTCTTGGGGCTACTGATATGCATGCATCATTGAAAGCTTCATATGATTTTATTGCTGGACAAGTTGAGCTACTACTTTTTGACAAGCATGGGACATTTGAATGGCTTAAGAGATTCAAATTTACCATCAAGGACTATTATCCTTCTTTTGTGTTAAGATTGATTGTTGTGATTAGTTTAGTTTGTCTCAACTGTGGGAGTCATTTTGATTTACTTTATAGACTGCTAAGGATGAATGACATTATTGAAAAACTACCTCAATCATTCCTTGGGATCCTTAAGGGAAGGTGGAAGTTTAGATTTTCTGATGTGCTAGCAGCAGTCCTTGAAACTATTGAGAATCCCCTAGTACTGATTTCAGGAAGTAATTGTCCAGAAAATTTATGTTCAGATGCAATAGTTGTAAACATGGGGGCCATCCAATGCAAAGAGGATTTATTAAGAGTTTTATTTCCTAAGAGTTTTGAAGATGCAGAAAGTCAAATTTGTTCTGTTGAATCGGAAAGGATTATTTCATGTAATCAAGATCTTTCTTCAGGGAGAACTGATCAGAAGAATATTGCTGAACCTCCTTCTGCTGAGACTGTAAATGAAGGGAACAATGTTAAACTTTCTTCTGCCGCTGAGTTAGGTGGGAAGTTTGATCCAATCATTGAGAGGgaagatgaaaaagaaagaactgATCTGCCAATGATTTATGGGCATTTTTGGAAAACTTTTGAATATTATGGGAATGCTATGAGCTTGGCTTCTAAAGACCCTCAGATCAAG GTCTCAGTGAAGGAATCTATTTGCATTATGGAGTTTGCTATAACCCAATTGGTGCATAAGAACAACTGTCCAAATGAAGATTTAAATTTGTTTGAAGAAGCAAAACAAATGCTTGGTGATTTGACTAACCTCTCCTTTGCTTTGGATGCCAG tGATGAAGAGCTTAAGAATAATATTTCAACAATCGTAGAACTTTTTAGAAAGTTGAGTGAAAGAAGGCCAAGACTCGAGAATTTGTTGGATTCCCTGTTCTTGCAAAGTAACTCAGACACACTCACCGAGGCATTACAGGATGGTGTCGCCTCAGGAACCCAAGATCACAGCagcaaagaggaagaaaataatGACAAGGGTAATAGAAATACCTATTccaagaaggggaagaagaagaaggcttcAGCCATTATTATTTCATCAGAAGCAGAAAGGACTTGCAATAATGAAAACGAAAATGGAAAGGGGAAAGGAACTTCCAATTCAAAGGAAAATGAAAGGGGGAAAGGAACTGCCAAGCCAAAGGAAAATGGAAAGGGGAAAGGAACTAACAAGTCAAAGAATGGgaaaaagggcaaaagaaagaAGTAA